Proteins found in one Desulfatibacillum aliphaticivorans DSM 15576 genomic segment:
- a CDS encoding pyruvate formate lyase family protein, whose protein sequence is MTAEPAKLDVSLQEHEENQEWWWIAEKKRSKRLDYLRKAVWKKGALGGNYAPGIKVDLEGPKLFTDMWNFWKFDPIIMRRAKALAHVFDNISIFITDHSQIVGYWGSAPHTISWRVDGASIVNEELYNEPGIMPEPEEESLRKVAEINDYWAGQTAVDKVARILDPEDAVKFLSGAIGWGAPTSAYGYSGKNYEYYLKGERGFEDIIADIEDHIAEAEEKTIGTPGPDILHIYDRIQNWEAMITVLEAAIRFANRYARLARTMAEHLETDEKRKEELLRIAETCERVPAKAPRNLQESFQMDMLIQTMCRFEASEGAWPARPDYYHGPFYEKDVLQDKTLTEEEATDLIGEFMIRAYEVGGFGPRWAREGMQGITGTWVWTIGGVKPDGSDACNALTTAFLRTARLIRVSNPTFAFRWHPKVSDEVMRECFECIRHGLGYPSFRHDPILVANCMNWHGHPVEEARTWVHQACMSPCPTTKNGVQPFRMASATANCAKMVEYALHNGYDHVVGMQMGPQTGDARTFTDFEQLFDAWTRQMQWLLSLLVRTVNLGRYKDAEFYGRPLLSGITERAVERGIDAVNPEGERGNCWITGFTWVENADSLAAVKKLVFDDKKYTMDQLITALESNWDGYEQMRLDFVNKAPKWGNDDDYVDDIMLRCLRTLAKHSRVMRCTSNNTWPISPQNVSGNIHYSSVVGALPNGRRLGDALYDGGISPGPGLDKKGPTAVLKSCGKIDHVGDGRAFLLNQRLSPTQMAGEKGYQLWRAYMRTWADLGLDHIQFNMVSDKTLRAAQKDPEKYQEVIVRVAGYSAHFVDISRKTQDNIIQRTVQGI, encoded by the coding sequence ATGACTGCAGAACCCGCAAAGTTGGATGTAAGTCTCCAAGAACACGAAGAGAATCAGGAATGGTGGTGGATCGCGGAAAAAAAGCGCTCCAAAAGGCTGGACTATTTAAGGAAGGCCGTGTGGAAAAAAGGGGCTTTGGGCGGCAACTACGCCCCTGGAATCAAAGTGGACCTGGAAGGTCCCAAGCTGTTTACGGACATGTGGAACTTTTGGAAATTCGATCCCATTATCATGCGCAGGGCCAAAGCCCTGGCCCATGTTTTTGACAATATTTCCATTTTTATAACGGACCATTCTCAAATCGTTGGATATTGGGGCAGCGCCCCCCATACCATCAGTTGGCGCGTGGACGGCGCGTCCATCGTGAATGAAGAGCTGTACAACGAACCCGGCATCATGCCCGAGCCTGAAGAGGAATCCCTCCGCAAGGTGGCCGAGATCAACGACTACTGGGCGGGCCAGACCGCCGTGGATAAAGTGGCTCGCATCCTGGACCCGGAAGACGCGGTGAAGTTCCTTTCCGGCGCCATCGGATGGGGCGCCCCCACTTCGGCTTACGGCTATTCGGGCAAGAATTACGAATATTACCTTAAGGGCGAGCGCGGCTTTGAAGACATCATCGCCGATATTGAAGATCACATCGCCGAAGCCGAAGAAAAAACCATCGGCACCCCCGGCCCGGACATCCTGCACATTTATGATCGCATCCAGAACTGGGAGGCCATGATCACCGTGCTGGAAGCGGCTATCCGTTTTGCCAACCGCTACGCCCGTCTTGCCAGGACCATGGCCGAGCACCTGGAAACCGATGAGAAGCGCAAGGAAGAACTTTTGCGGATCGCCGAAACCTGCGAGCGGGTTCCGGCCAAAGCGCCCCGGAATCTCCAGGAATCCTTTCAGATGGATATGCTGATCCAGACCATGTGCCGTTTTGAAGCCAGCGAAGGCGCCTGGCCCGCCCGGCCCGACTATTACCACGGCCCCTTTTACGAAAAAGACGTTCTCCAAGATAAAACCCTGACCGAAGAAGAAGCCACCGACCTCATCGGCGAGTTCATGATCCGGGCTTACGAAGTGGGCGGCTTCGGCCCCCGTTGGGCCCGTGAAGGCATGCAGGGCATCACAGGCACCTGGGTGTGGACCATCGGCGGCGTCAAGCCCGACGGATCGGACGCATGCAACGCCCTGACCACCGCCTTCTTGCGCACCGCGCGCCTGATCCGGGTGTCCAATCCCACCTTCGCCTTCAGGTGGCATCCCAAGGTCTCCGACGAAGTCATGCGGGAGTGCTTTGAGTGCATCCGCCACGGCCTGGGCTACCCCTCTTTCCGCCATGATCCCATTCTGGTGGCCAATTGCATGAACTGGCACGGCCATCCGGTGGAGGAAGCCCGCACCTGGGTGCATCAGGCTTGCATGAGCCCGTGCCCCACCACCAAAAACGGCGTTCAGCCTTTCCGCATGGCGTCGGCCACAGCCAATTGCGCCAAAATGGTGGAATACGCTTTGCACAACGGCTACGACCACGTGGTGGGCATGCAAATGGGGCCCCAGACCGGCGACGCCCGCACCTTTACGGACTTTGAGCAGCTTTTCGACGCCTGGACCAGGCAGATGCAGTGGCTCCTGAGCCTTCTGGTCCGCACGGTCAACCTGGGCAGGTATAAGGACGCCGAGTTTTACGGCAGGCCTCTCCTCTCCGGCATCACCGAACGGGCCGTTGAAAGGGGCATCGATGCGGTCAATCCGGAAGGCGAGCGCGGCAATTGCTGGATCACCGGCTTTACCTGGGTGGAAAACGCCGACTCCCTGGCCGCCGTCAAAAAGCTGGTGTTCGACGATAAAAAATACACCATGGATCAGTTGATCACAGCCCTGGAATCCAACTGGGACGGCTACGAGCAAATGCGCCTGGATTTCGTCAACAAAGCGCCCAAATGGGGCAACGACGACGACTATGTGGACGACATCATGCTCCGGTGTCTGCGCACCCTGGCCAAGCACAGCCGGGTCATGCGCTGCACCTCCAACAATACCTGGCCCATTTCGCCCCAGAACGTTTCCGGCAACATCCATTACTCCTCCGTAGTGGGCGCCCTGCCCAACGGCAGAAGGCTGGGCGACGCCCTGTACGACGGCGGCATCTCCCCCGGACCGGGCCTGGATAAAAAAGGCCCCACGGCCGTGTTGAAGTCCTGCGGCAAGATCGACCACGTGGGCGACGGCAGGGCCTTTTTGCTGAACCAGCGCCTTTCCCCCACCCAGATGGCCGGTGAGAAAGGCTATCAACTCTGGCGCGCCTACATGCGCACCTGGGCCGACCTGGGCCTGGACCACATCCAATTCAACATGGTCTCGGACAAAACCCTTCGGGCCGCCCAGAAAGACCCGGAAAAATACCAGGAAGTAATCGTGCGGGTGGCGGGCTACAGCGCCCACTTTGTGGATATCTCCCGCAAGACCCAGGACAACATCATCCAGAGGACGGTCCAGGGCATTTAA
- a CDS encoding glycyl-radical enzyme activating protein, whose protein sequence is MEPGKTIGIVNDIQRMSTNDGPGFRTTVFLKGCLLDCKWCHNPEGRRRFPEVIPFYTNCIGCGDCVEACAAGALSLNGDAKPVIDRALCTDCFQCARTCSHSGLVPWGTIQTAAEVMKEVFSDEPFFRHSGGGLTLSGGEPMAQPGFVLALFTLAKKGAEEGKPIHTALDTCGHAPWEDYARVLPLADLVLLDLKHMDPQPHKAYTGATNRLILDNAQKMAEAGAVMRIRVPIIPGVNDNKENWTATAKFAASLGDAVQGVDLLPYHPYAGSKYRAFGMEYDFPAGEGYEDARLEPVIDLFLEHVYEVTIGG, encoded by the coding sequence ATGGAGCCAGGAAAAACAATCGGAATAGTCAACGACATCCAGCGCATGTCCACCAACGACGGGCCGGGATTTCGCACCACCGTGTTCCTGAAGGGGTGCCTGTTGGACTGCAAATGGTGCCACAACCCGGAGGGGCGGCGGCGCTTCCCCGAGGTCATTCCCTTTTACACCAATTGCATCGGGTGCGGAGATTGCGTGGAGGCCTGCGCCGCCGGCGCCTTGTCCCTTAACGGCGACGCCAAGCCGGTGATCGACCGGGCCTTGTGCACGGACTGCTTTCAGTGCGCCCGGACGTGCTCCCATTCGGGCCTGGTTCCCTGGGGGACCATCCAAACCGCCGCTGAAGTCATGAAAGAGGTGTTTTCCGACGAACCCTTTTTTCGCCATTCCGGCGGCGGCCTGACCCTTTCCGGGGGCGAGCCCATGGCCCAGCCCGGATTCGTCCTCGCCCTTTTCACCCTGGCTAAAAAGGGCGCCGAAGAGGGCAAGCCCATCCATACGGCCCTGGACACCTGCGGCCACGCCCCTTGGGAGGATTACGCCCGGGTGCTGCCCCTGGCCGACCTGGTGCTTCTGGATTTGAAGCACATGGACCCCCAACCCCACAAAGCCTACACGGGTGCGACGAACAGGCTGATCCTGGACAACGCCCAAAAGATGGCTGAGGCCGGCGCCGTCATGCGCATCCGGGTTCCCATCATTCCCGGGGTGAACGACAACAAGGAAAACTGGACCGCCACGGCCAAATTCGCAGCGAGCCTGGGAGATGCGGTCCAGGGCGTGGATCTTCTGCCTTATCACCCCTATGCCGGAAGCAAATACAGGGCCTTTGGCATGGAATACGATTTTCCCGCGGGCGAAGGCTACGAGGACGCCCGTCTGGAGCCGGTGATCGATCTGTTTTTGGAGCATGTTTACGAAGTAACCATTGGCGGTTAG
- a CDS encoding glycyl-radical enzyme activating protein yields MAETCLITEIQRFAVNDGPGIRTNVFLKGCPLKCAWCHNPETISAKPQVFWKKRLCVQCGACMDACPTGAVQPPIDPVLSQAEGTDYYKIDLDRCDYSLSCVDACPYGALEITGQAMTVEEILDEVESDRPFYENSGGGMTLSGGEPTAHPAFSEKILAGAKARGLHTCLDTNGHCSWSVLESLLKHTDVVLFDLKHTDPEKHKEWTGVDNALIKENLALLVKNRVETWVRIPVIPGFNDAIQDHKAAALFLSELPGRVARVDLLPYHNWCQDKYGWLGQNWPLGRTEAMEPSLLEIPRELYEMSGLEATIGGSGFEGA; encoded by the coding sequence ATGGCCGAAACCTGTCTGATTACGGAAATTCAACGCTTTGCGGTAAACGACGGTCCCGGTATTCGCACCAACGTCTTTTTAAAAGGCTGTCCGCTGAAATGCGCCTGGTGCCACAACCCCGAGACCATCAGCGCCAAGCCCCAGGTCTTTTGGAAAAAGCGTCTTTGCGTCCAGTGCGGCGCCTGTATGGACGCCTGCCCCACGGGAGCGGTTCAGCCGCCCATCGATCCGGTGCTATCCCAGGCCGAAGGCACGGACTATTACAAGATCGACCTGGACCGGTGCGACTATTCCCTGAGCTGCGTGGACGCCTGCCCTTACGGCGCCCTGGAGATCACGGGCCAGGCCATGACCGTGGAGGAAATTCTGGACGAAGTGGAATCGGACCGGCCCTTTTACGAAAACTCCGGCGGCGGCATGACCCTGTCCGGCGGCGAACCCACAGCCCATCCGGCATTCTCCGAAAAAATATTGGCCGGGGCGAAAGCCCGGGGCTTGCACACCTGTCTGGACACCAACGGCCATTGCTCCTGGAGCGTTCTGGAAAGTCTGTTGAAGCATACGGACGTCGTGCTTTTCGACCTCAAGCACACGGACCCGGAGAAGCATAAGGAATGGACCGGCGTGGACAACGCCTTGATTAAGGAAAACCTGGCGCTCCTGGTAAAAAACCGGGTGGAGACCTGGGTGCGCATTCCCGTGATCCCCGGCTTTAACGACGCCATTCAGGATCACAAGGCCGCGGCCCTGTTCCTGTCCGAACTGCCCGGCCGCGTAGCCCGGGTGGACCTGTTGCCTTACCACAACTGGTGCCAGGACAAATACGGGTGGCTGGGTCAAAACTGGCCTCTGGGGCGAACCGAGGCCATGGAGCCTTCCTTGCTGGAAATTCCCAGAGAACTTTACGAAATGAGCGGCCTGGAAGCCACCATCGGCGGCTCCGGGTTTGAAGGAGCATAG